A genomic segment from Saprospiraceae bacterium encodes:
- a CDS encoding aminotransferase class V-fold PLP-dependent enzyme, which yields MIYLDNNATTPTDPRVLETMLPYFYEQPGNAASRSHPFGWVATEAVDLAREQVAQLLGAETREIVFTSGATESINLALKGVFEMYHRKGKHIITVQTEHKAVLDTCQYLEKRGGEITYLTVDAMGLIDLGALEAAIRPDTILVAIMWANNETGVLQPMQAIGEICDRHGVLLMSDATQTVGKMPVLPKTVGVHLLAFSGHKIYGPKGVGGLFVSQRAPRVRLTAQMDGGGHEYGFRSGTLNVPGIVGMGKAMALAAEEMPAESIRLKKWRDQLENTLLTSLEAVQLNGHPDQRMPQVTNISFSCVDAEGLMATFNRHIAVSAGSACTSANPAPSHVLMGMGLGKNRATSSLRFSFGRFNTEEDVETVIKAVTEGVLRLRDQNPIWELFQEGIDMEA from the coding sequence ATGATCTATTTAGACAATAATGCAACGACTCCCACGGACCCCCGCGTCTTGGAGACCATGCTGCCTTACTTCTATGAGCAGCCAGGTAATGCCGCCAGCCGCAGCCACCCCTTTGGCTGGGTGGCGACAGAGGCCGTGGATTTGGCTCGGGAGCAGGTGGCCCAGCTACTCGGTGCCGAAACGAGAGAAATCGTCTTTACCTCAGGTGCGACAGAGTCTATTAACCTCGCTTTGAAAGGGGTATTTGAGATGTATCATCGCAAAGGTAAGCATATCATTACCGTCCAGACAGAGCATAAAGCCGTACTGGACACCTGCCAATACCTGGAAAAGCGAGGAGGGGAAATCACTTACCTAACGGTTGATGCAATGGGCCTAATTGACCTTGGCGCCCTAGAGGCGGCTATCCGACCGGACACGATACTCGTCGCCATCATGTGGGCAAATAATGAAACGGGAGTCCTCCAACCCATGCAAGCCATTGGCGAAATTTGTGACCGCCATGGGGTGCTTCTGATGAGCGATGCCACCCAAACTGTGGGAAAAATGCCCGTTTTGCCAAAAACCGTTGGCGTACATTTGCTGGCTTTTTCGGGGCATAAAATCTATGGCCCCAAAGGCGTTGGCGGGCTTTTTGTCAGCCAGCGGGCACCGCGGGTAAGGTTGACTGCACAAATGGATGGCGGCGGCCATGAGTATGGCTTCCGCTCTGGTACTTTGAACGTACCCGGAATCGTTGGCATGGGCAAAGCGATGGCGTTAGCCGCCGAGGAAATGCCCGCGGAGTCCATTCGTTTGAAAAAATGGAGAGACCAACTGGAAAACACGCTCCTCACTAGTCTTGAAGCCGTTCAGTTAAATGGCCATCCCGATCAGCGGATGCCTCAGGTGACCAATATATCCTTTAGTTGCGTAGATGCAGAAGGGCTGATGGCTACCTTCAATCGCCACATTGCTGTTTCGGCCGGTTCTGCCTGCACTTCTGCCAATCCTGCCCCCTCCCATGTTTTAATGGGAATGGGCTTAGGTAAAAATAGGGCTACTTCATCCTTGCGCTTCAGTTTTGGGCGATTCAATACAGAGGAAGACGTCGAAACGGTGATCAAAGCCGTCACGGAAGGGGTGTTGCGATTGCGAGACCAAAACCCGATTTGGGAATTGTTTCAGGAAGGAATCGATATGGAGGCTTGA
- a CDS encoding TonB-dependent receptor, with amino-acid sequence MGKITGLVVTEAGSAPIEYASITLHNAADSSLISGVVSDAQGQFEMTAPAGSKVYLSIQFLGFSTYISDFFDVNENIALGILKLAVNTNILDAVEVTAREITTIHRLDKQVFDAGQFQSAQGGTALDVLRNLPAVTVSPLGEISVRGTSGFVVMLNGKPVQVDPATILGQLAANSIEDIEIITAPSAKYDPDGKAGIINIKTKQSLSDGFYLQANVLLGLPSLEPYDNAEATKRYGADLTLNVKKGKWDISAGVDYSRNDLSGRRVGYVNTYIGEVLTEFPSYGERSFDKEQYAGRLALLFAPSKRESLGASFYAGKRTHYRTADILYDNQQRSIVSAEQFTNPEAYYDLYESTGDVFQGGTAFSNFSYFNNNLRVRRGDFFIGSLDYTLAFANESSLSFSALYERTILGGPTDNTSLSWPGISDTLQVQFNDNDNPLDGFRFQMNYQQKLGAATWESGYQYRYLQHPGDFIYLDRNFQTAQWEINPLFTNSIDLTREIHSLYSQVAGESGKWQYTVGLRVEYFDREVGLVNPDTTYSLKQFNPFPSINLQYDMGNQLAFKAAYSRRIERTTTFKMTPFPEREHSETLEQGDAKLLPEFIDLVEVGLVKNWEDNAVFATAYFRNVNHVINRVNTIFNDTILNRIYTNAGRAQAYGLELGATLYPAKGWRLTLGTNIFNYQIEGDLFGDPIRTSNIIYSINANSNVKLAKTLDLQVGLNYLSESITAQGRDSRFYNPSLTLRKTFAAKKWGLTLQWLNIDMGLLASNEQRITTVRENFFTTTNYIYEVDILQLSLSYQLNQASKKMKFIKSEFGDKEF; translated from the coding sequence ATGGGTAAAATTACGGGATTGGTAGTGACTGAAGCGGGTTCAGCACCTATTGAATATGCCAGTATTACCTTGCATAATGCAGCTGACTCTTCCTTGATCTCAGGTGTGGTAAGTGATGCGCAGGGGCAATTTGAAATGACGGCTCCTGCCGGTAGCAAGGTCTATTTATCCATTCAATTTCTTGGATTTAGCACCTATATTTCCGATTTTTTTGATGTCAATGAAAACATCGCCTTAGGCATCTTAAAGTTGGCCGTAAATACTAATATCTTGGATGCGGTTGAGGTCACGGCCAGGGAAATCACTACTATCCATCGTTTAGACAAGCAGGTGTTTGATGCGGGGCAATTTCAGAGTGCCCAGGGTGGCACAGCATTGGATGTGTTGCGAAACCTACCTGCCGTAACAGTTAGTCCTTTGGGTGAAATTTCGGTCCGAGGAACGTCAGGCTTCGTCGTTATGCTGAACGGGAAACCGGTGCAGGTCGATCCAGCGACCATTTTGGGTCAGCTGGCGGCTAATAGTATTGAAGATATTGAAATTATTACGGCCCCATCGGCAAAATATGACCCAGATGGGAAAGCGGGGATTATTAATATCAAAACCAAACAAAGTCTATCTGATGGGTTTTATCTGCAAGCTAACGTCTTACTGGGATTACCTAGCCTGGAACCTTACGACAATGCGGAGGCAACTAAAAGGTATGGCGCCGACCTTACCCTCAATGTCAAAAAAGGCAAATGGGATATTTCTGCGGGGGTGGATTATAGCCGCAACGACCTATCCGGGCGTCGGGTTGGTTATGTGAACACCTACATTGGGGAGGTCTTAACGGAATTTCCTTCCTATGGGGAACGGAGTTTTGACAAGGAACAATATGCTGGCCGTTTGGCTTTGCTGTTTGCCCCTTCTAAACGAGAATCGTTAGGGGCCAGTTTTTACGCAGGGAAACGCACCCATTACCGGACGGCTGATATTTTGTATGATAACCAACAAAGAAGTATCGTCTCCGCAGAGCAATTTACCAACCCGGAGGCTTACTATGATTTATACGAATCGACCGGCGATGTTTTCCAGGGAGGAACTGCATTTAGTAATTTTAGCTATTTTAATAATAACCTTCGGGTGCGTCGCGGGGATTTCTTTATTGGCTCTTTGGATTATACCCTGGCATTTGCCAATGAATCTTCGCTGTCTTTTTCGGCTTTGTACGAGCGGACTATTTTAGGCGGCCCGACGGACAATACGAGCCTTTCCTGGCCGGGTATTAGTGATACGCTTCAAGTACAATTTAACGATAATGATAATCCGTTGGATGGCTTTAGGTTCCAAATGAACTATCAGCAAAAACTAGGTGCTGCAACATGGGAAAGTGGCTATCAATACCGCTATCTCCAACATCCTGGTGATTTTATTTATCTCGACCGGAATTTTCAAACAGCACAGTGGGAAATTAATCCGCTTTTTACCAATAGCATCGACCTCACACGGGAGATTCACTCCCTATACAGTCAGGTGGCTGGCGAATCCGGAAAATGGCAATATACGGTTGGGTTAAGGGTAGAATATTTTGACCGCGAAGTAGGGCTGGTAAACCCCGACACGACTTATTCCTTAAAGCAGTTTAATCCATTTCCGTCTATCAATTTACAGTATGATATGGGTAATCAACTGGCATTCAAGGCGGCTTATAGTCGTCGTATCGAACGAACCACCACCTTTAAGATGACCCCTTTCCCAGAAAGAGAGCACTCTGAAACCCTTGAACAAGGAGATGCCAAGCTGTTACCTGAATTCATTGACCTGGTCGAAGTCGGATTGGTTAAAAACTGGGAAGATAATGCCGTTTTTGCCACTGCCTATTTCAGGAACGTCAATCATGTGATCAATAGAGTCAATACTATTTTTAATGATACGATCCTCAATCGCATATATACTAATGCGGGTCGGGCTCAGGCTTACGGCCTTGAATTAGGCGCCACGCTTTATCCTGCCAAAGGATGGCGGCTTACCTTAGGCACAAATATTTTCAATTACCAAATAGAGGGTGATTTATTCGGAGACCCTATTCGCACCAGCAATATCATCTATTCTATTAATGCCAATAGCAATGTCAAATTGGCCAAGACCCTCGACCTCCAGGTGGGGCTCAATTATTTATCAGAGAGTATCACTGCCCAAGGGCGGGATTCCCGCTTTTACAATCCTTCTCTAACTTTGCGCAAAACTTTTGCAGCTAAAAAATGGGGGCTCACGCTACAATGGCTGAACATTGACATGGGGCTGCTTGCCTCTAATGAACAACGTATCACCACGGTGCGGGAGAATTTTTTCACCACGACGAATTACATTTACGAAGTGGATATTCTGCAATTGAGTTTGAGTTACCAATTGAATCAGGCTTCTAAAAAGATGAAATTTATTAAAAGTGAGTTCGGAGACAAGGAGTTTTAA
- a CDS encoding SUF system NifU family Fe-S cluster assembly protein: MMTSEEKLKQLYRKVILGHNKTPYHYEAMESPDFIIEAYNPLCGDKYKLFLKMDGDRIQAASFNGYGCAISKASTSILLQRIEGLKVTAIPALRDQFNRIAMEGEESTDEAFEAFSAVKEFPGRATCVSLSWDSLMDWMEREFNQNQNDN; encoded by the coding sequence ATGATGACATCCGAAGAAAAATTAAAGCAATTATACCGCAAAGTGATCCTTGGTCACAACAAAACGCCCTACCACTATGAGGCGATGGAATCGCCAGATTTCATCATTGAGGCCTATAATCCCTTGTGCGGCGACAAGTATAAGCTTTTCTTGAAAATGGATGGTGATCGAATCCAAGCAGCTAGCTTCAATGGCTATGGTTGCGCTATTTCCAAAGCCTCGACTTCCATTCTCCTACAGCGCATAGAGGGGCTCAAGGTCACCGCTATCCCCGCTCTAAGGGACCAATTTAACCGCATCGCCATGGAAGGAGAGGAAAGCACAGACGAGGCGTTTGAGGCCTTTTCCGCCGTCAAGGAGTTTCCTGGCAGAGCGACCTGCGTAAGCTTGAGCTGGGATAGTTTGATGGATTGGATGGAGAGGGAATTCAATCAAAATCAAAATGACAATTAA
- a CDS encoding methylmalonyl-CoA mutase family protein — MDKKESLSTIFPPISKEKWIANVEKELKGKALEELSWQLEADILISPFFHPDVDKPSSPLTLYDARQQNEWEIGQQIAVNQAHVANQQTLEALKGGVNAPLFAWEAPISAEAFHILFKGVNPTYISTHFSWHGNGIDPRALLSQYQNFLAGQEIPRQQVSGSLAYDPLEAGQPLTTLVDLIQKNTFPRFKYCQIDGSVNDKDPGHTSSALAQMISRGNAYLDQLQTAGIPPTRTNQCLQFLLGVGNSFFVEIAKLRALRLLWMNVLAAYDVAAEMPPIVVHTLPPSSAVGPYQHMIQSATQAMSAVIGGANRLYVLPADSLQNLSDHRFSDNPDFGARIARNVQHLLQEESFLGRVIDPAAGSYYVEVLTEQLAQKAWRLFQEAV; from the coding sequence ATGGATAAAAAGGAATCCTTATCGACCATTTTCCCTCCCATCTCAAAGGAAAAGTGGATCGCTAATGTAGAGAAAGAATTGAAAGGGAAAGCACTGGAGGAACTCTCCTGGCAATTGGAAGCGGATATCCTGATTTCTCCTTTTTTTCACCCTGATGTGGATAAACCTTCCTCCCCACTAACCCTATATGATGCACGGCAGCAAAACGAGTGGGAAATTGGCCAGCAGATAGCTGTCAACCAAGCTCATGTAGCGAATCAACAAACGCTTGAGGCTTTAAAGGGGGGGGTAAATGCGCCACTTTTTGCCTGGGAGGCGCCCATAAGTGCGGAAGCCTTTCACATCTTGTTCAAGGGCGTAAATCCCACCTACATTTCGACTCATTTTAGTTGGCATGGCAACGGGATTGATCCTCGTGCCTTGTTATCCCAATACCAAAATTTCCTAGCCGGTCAGGAGATTCCTCGCCAGCAGGTCAGCGGCTCTTTGGCCTATGACCCCTTGGAGGCCGGGCAGCCTTTAACGACATTAGTAGATCTGATTCAAAAAAACACATTTCCTCGCTTCAAGTACTGTCAAATAGATGGCAGCGTCAATGATAAAGACCCCGGACATACTAGTAGTGCATTAGCTCAAATGATCAGCCGGGGCAACGCCTATCTTGACCAGCTACAAACCGCAGGTATTCCTCCCACCCGAACCAATCAATGTCTACAGTTTTTACTTGGAGTAGGCAATAGCTTTTTTGTCGAAATAGCCAAACTAAGGGCCTTGCGCTTGCTTTGGATGAACGTGCTGGCAGCTTATGATGTCGCTGCCGAAATGCCTCCTATCGTTGTGCATACACTTCCGCCCTCTTCAGCAGTTGGGCCTTATCAGCACATGATCCAATCAGCTACACAAGCCATGTCTGCGGTTATTGGTGGAGCCAACCGCCTCTATGTCTTGCCAGCAGATAGCCTTCAAAATCTTTCAGATCATCGTTTTTCTGATAACCCAGATTTTGGTGCACGCATAGCTCGCAATGTCCAGCACCTTTTGCAAGAAGAAAGCTTTCTAGGCCGAGTCATTGACCCTGCTGCAGGAAGTTATTATGTAGAAGTCCTAACGGAGCAACTGGCGCAAAAGGCCTGGCGATTGTTTCAGGAAGCGGTTTAG
- a CDS encoding AI-2E family transporter, with protein MKNLSRYLVIGLSLLLVGVLLYTFRSIVTYILIAWVLSMVGEPFMRFFKKYIKFKKWHAGPSFSATMTIICFFIIVIFIVALFVPLLIEQANNLSGVSYSAIGEAIEEPFRQVNAWMEKRGFTPQYQSAEDMLDDQLKGWVEPDTIGNYFSSFLSLAGNLMMGIFSVVFITFFFLKEEGLFTLFVVTLMPNKYENQVTNAIEDISHLLTRYFGGILLQISVITLFVSLFLSLLGVPNAVLIGLFAALINVIPYIGPLIGAAFGMFLTISANVELDFYAQLLPLLLKVAVVFGAMQMLDNFVLQPYIFSTSVLAHPLEVFIVILMGAQINGITGMVLAIPVYTVLRVIARQFLIQFKIVKQITGRMKGLDG; from the coding sequence ATGAAAAACCTCAGTCGTTACCTTGTTATTGGATTATCTTTATTGTTGGTAGGTGTACTATTGTATACCTTTAGGTCAATAGTGACCTATATTCTAATTGCCTGGGTTTTATCTATGGTCGGAGAACCCTTTATGCGCTTTTTTAAGAAGTATATTAAATTCAAAAAATGGCATGCTGGCCCTTCTTTTAGCGCAACCATGACGATTATTTGCTTCTTTATTATTGTTATCTTCATTGTTGCCCTATTTGTTCCTTTATTGATTGAACAAGCCAATAATTTGTCTGGTGTGAGCTATAGCGCCATTGGAGAAGCCATTGAAGAACCCTTCAGGCAGGTCAATGCGTGGATGGAGAAACGAGGCTTTACACCTCAATACCAATCGGCAGAAGATATGCTCGATGACCAGCTAAAAGGATGGGTTGAACCTGATACCATAGGTAATTATTTCAGCTCCTTTTTGTCTTTAGCAGGTAACCTCATGATGGGTATTTTTTCTGTTGTTTTTATTACCTTCTTTTTTTTGAAGGAAGAAGGACTCTTTACCTTATTCGTAGTGACCTTGATGCCCAATAAATACGAAAACCAGGTTACGAATGCCATTGAAGACATTTCCCATCTCCTAACGCGGTATTTTGGTGGTATTTTACTTCAAATAAGCGTCATCACCCTATTCGTTAGTTTATTCCTTAGCTTGTTGGGTGTCCCCAATGCAGTCTTGATTGGACTATTTGCCGCCCTTATCAATGTTATCCCATATATCGGCCCCCTCATCGGCGCCGCTTTCGGCATGTTTTTAACGATCTCTGCCAATGTAGAGCTTGATTTTTATGCCCAACTTCTCCCTTTGTTGCTCAAAGTGGCCGTGGTATTTGGTGCCATGCAAATGCTGGATAATTTTGTCTTGCAACCTTACATCTTTTCTACCAGCGTGCTGGCCCATCCGCTGGAGGTCTTTATTGTCATTTTGATGGGCGCCCAAATCAACGGCATAACGGGGATGGTACTGGCTATTCCTGTTTATACGGTCCTTCGGGTAATCGCCCGCCAATTCCTGATCCAATTCAAAATCGTAAAACAAATTACTGGGCGGATGAAAGGGTTGGATGGGTAG
- a CDS encoding glycosyltransferase family 1 protein, producing the protein MYRLGFDAKRLFNNFTGLGNYSRTLLFNLGQYFPDNAYFLYTPKVKKNSETHYFLTSPSYSVKMPKLMPKAYWRTVGITPQLKQQKIQLYHGLSHEIPMGLEKANIPSVVTIHDLLYKHFPDQYAWADRQIYDFKFRYACQHANKIVAISEATKKDIIHFFDVPAEKIEVIYQTCHDRFMQERSKKTLAEVKAKYHLPDAFLFYVGSVIERKNLLGLVKALDLLPKDLQLPLVVVGSRSEYQIQVSEYAKKANLEDKIIYIEPTFHDLSALYQQAKVFIYPSFAEGFGIPVLEALFSKTPVVTSNCSSLPEAAGPGAYLADPHAPEDIAAGIEKILTDDDYRETLIKEGFEYAQQFQGEPLVYQMMELYEKVLKRKF; encoded by the coding sequence ATGTACAGATTAGGCTTTGATGCCAAACGATTATTCAACAACTTTACAGGTCTGGGCAATTACAGCCGGACTTTGTTATTTAACTTAGGGCAATATTTTCCTGATAACGCTTATTTCCTCTATACGCCTAAGGTTAAAAAAAATTCCGAAACACATTACTTTCTAACCAGCCCTTCCTATAGTGTCAAAATGCCTAAATTGATGCCCAAAGCTTATTGGCGCACTGTTGGCATTACCCCCCAATTGAAGCAGCAAAAAATACAGCTTTATCACGGCCTAAGCCACGAAATCCCAATGGGACTGGAAAAAGCCAATATTCCAAGTGTCGTAACCATTCACGATTTATTGTATAAACACTTTCCTGATCAATATGCTTGGGCCGACCGCCAAATTTATGACTTCAAATTCCGCTATGCCTGCCAACATGCGAATAAGATCGTGGCGATAAGTGAAGCAACGAAAAAAGATATCATCCACTTTTTTGATGTTCCTGCTGAAAAAATTGAGGTCATTTACCAGACTTGTCACGACCGCTTTATGCAGGAACGATCCAAAAAGACCCTGGCAGAGGTCAAAGCCAAATACCATTTACCTGATGCTTTCCTCTTCTATGTGGGTTCCGTTATCGAACGCAAGAACCTGTTAGGCCTCGTCAAAGCCCTGGACCTTTTACCGAAAGACCTGCAATTGCCCCTCGTCGTCGTCGGCAGCCGAAGTGAATACCAAATCCAGGTAAGCGAGTACGCCAAAAAAGCAAACCTGGAAGATAAAATAATCTACATCGAACCAACTTTCCATGACCTTTCGGCCTTGTATCAGCAAGCTAAAGTTTTTATCTATCCTTCTTTTGCAGAGGGATTTGGTATCCCTGTGCTGGAAGCTTTGTTTAGTAAAACCCCAGTAGTGACCTCCAATTGCTCCTCTTTGCCGGAGGCGGCAGGCCCCGGTGCTTACCTGGCCGACCCTCATGCTCCCGAAGATATAGCAGCGGGCATTGAAAAAATACTGACCGATGATGATTATCGGGAAACCCTGATCAAAGAAGGCTTTGAATACGCCCAGCAATTCCAGGGCGAACCGCTGGTGTACCAGATGATGGAACTGTACGAAAAGGTGCTCAAAAGAAAATTTTAG
- a CDS encoding iron-sulfur cluster assembly accessory protein, which translates to MLFVADSAKVKILEVKEKDGLGEDFFVRVSVTSGGCSGLTYNMDFDNQLKPDDQVFEDNGEKIVTDLRSFLYLCNTTLEFSGGLEGKGFYFNNPNASRSCACGESFAV; encoded by the coding sequence ATGTTATTCGTTGCAGATAGTGCTAAAGTAAAAATCTTGGAAGTCAAAGAAAAAGATGGCTTAGGCGAAGATTTCTTTGTGAGGGTTAGTGTAACCAGTGGAGGGTGCTCCGGCTTAACCTATAACATGGATTTTGATAATCAATTAAAGCCTGATGACCAGGTTTTTGAAGATAATGGCGAGAAAATCGTGACCGATCTGAGGAGTTTCCTGTATTTGTGCAACACCACCCTGGAATTTTCAGGCGGATTGGAAGGGAAAGGCTTTTATTTTAATAATCCAAATGCTTCCCGTTCCTGTGCTTGCGGTGAGAGTTTTGCGGTTTAA
- a CDS encoding NTP transferase domain-containing protein, whose amino-acid sequence MQAATKHQKHTKLSTPALGQFARQEWAIIGTPCGNIQQLAFGLIERLKPTFALGYVDADHAGADAAAAPISAKDATQAGAKVVYTDKINFHRFDRQEKWDSFQYRTQFYGTDGVLVNGNHFSAQQQIVVIDPKKEASLQKKLDRLTAVQLFLLTAEGQAIPTYLKEAIPHWATIPVLAIDSISDIARFLSDALQQAIAPVAGLVLAGGKSQRMGIDKGSLIYYDQPQREHLADLLQNLSQEVWLSCRPGQEADLDTALSLLPDTFADLGPFGAILSAFRHNPNSAWLVVACDLPLLDKATLAHLIAHRNPSKLATAYLNPETAFPDPLVTIWEPRAYPVLLSFLAQGYSCPRKVLINSDIELLTIPDVSALRNVNTPEEFAAVKGEINRAKSSSLK is encoded by the coding sequence ATGCAAGCAGCAACAAAGCACCAAAAACATACCAAGCTCTCTACACCTGCACTCGGACAATTTGCGCGCCAGGAATGGGCCATCATTGGCACCCCTTGCGGCAATATTCAGCAATTGGCCTTTGGTTTGATCGAGCGCTTGAAGCCTACTTTTGCATTGGGCTATGTTGATGCCGACCATGCCGGAGCGGATGCGGCAGCAGCCCCAATAAGCGCAAAAGATGCCACTCAGGCAGGTGCTAAGGTGGTTTATACTGATAAAATCAATTTTCATCGATTTGATCGACAAGAAAAGTGGGATAGCTTTCAATATCGAACCCAATTTTATGGCACCGATGGGGTTCTCGTGAATGGCAATCATTTTTCGGCGCAGCAACAGATCGTAGTGATCGATCCCAAAAAGGAAGCATCCCTACAAAAAAAACTGGATCGGCTAACAGCGGTCCAATTGTTCTTATTGACAGCCGAAGGGCAAGCCATTCCGACTTATTTAAAGGAAGCCATTCCGCATTGGGCTACTATTCCCGTTTTGGCGATTGATTCCATTTCTGATATTGCCCGTTTTCTGTCGGACGCCTTGCAACAGGCCATTGCGCCGGTCGCGGGTCTGGTCCTGGCAGGTGGAAAAAGCCAGCGCATGGGCATCGACAAAGGTTCGCTCATTTATTATGATCAACCGCAACGCGAGCACCTGGCGGACCTCTTGCAAAACCTTAGCCAGGAAGTATGGCTTTCTTGCCGGCCTGGCCAGGAAGCAGACCTGGATACGGCCCTCAGCCTGCTACCGGATACTTTTGCTGACTTGGGGCCTTTTGGCGCCATCCTTTCGGCTTTTCGCCATAACCCCAACAGCGCCTGGCTGGTAGTTGCCTGTGACCTGCCTTTGTTGGACAAAGCAACCCTTGCCCACTTGATCGCCCATCGGAATCCATCCAAATTAGCTACGGCCTACCTGAATCCCGAGACTGCATTTCCCGACCCTTTGGTGACCATCTGGGAGCCTCGCGCTTATCCCGTGTTGCTTTCCTTCCTCGCCCAAGGCTATTCCTGCCCAAGAAAGGTGCTCATCAATAGCGATATTGAATTGTTAACCATCCCTGATGTATCAGCCCTGCGAAATGTGAATACACCGGAGGAATTTGCTGCTGTGAAAGGGGAGATTAATCGTGCCAAGTCATCTTCGCTAAAATAA
- a CDS encoding metal ABC transporter permease: MTTLLEVLQQEWAIRALIASSLVGVMCGVLGCFIVLRNMSLVGDALAHAILPGVVFAFVLVGYSALGFFTGAVIAGLVTAIGITWIQHNVGTKNDAAIGIVFTAMFSIGVMGISWISRNEGVHLDLKDFLFGNVLGVANSDLFLTAGVTVYVVASVMVFYRFLFVTTFQSVIAETMGVPVQMIHYFLMLLLSFAVVASLQTVGVILVVAMLITPASTALLLSNRLPRVIVISAIVGLFSAVLGLVLAILFETTPGPAMAVTATFFYIIAVFFAPEKGLVFRFFRTRKLKHRIKVEDGLKQAYRLQEEGLLTFDSLAEKLGINQPGLQKILQLLRSRGFIEKTTLKLTDLGVGEAEKLVRAHRLWETYLVNKMGLNNEQIHDEAERYEHLLPESLLDAVDKELGFPSTDPHGSPIPAKQGYPSFPLIRLAEQEVARIAKHQANQYVMTQLWRLGLLPGASFQIQQKDQEQFLLKSADHDISVPVSLASQINVELKEG; this comes from the coding sequence ATGACTACATTATTAGAGGTTTTACAACAGGAATGGGCCATAAGGGCATTGATCGCCTCAAGCCTTGTTGGAGTAATGTGTGGCGTATTAGGCTGTTTTATTGTCTTGCGGAATATGTCCTTGGTGGGAGATGCACTGGCCCACGCCATCTTACCCGGTGTCGTTTTCGCCTTTGTTTTAGTGGGATATAGTGCCCTGGGCTTTTTCACTGGCGCGGTTATTGCCGGCTTAGTCACTGCCATTGGTATTACGTGGATACAGCATAATGTAGGGACTAAAAATGATGCGGCGATAGGCATCGTATTTACGGCCATGTTCTCGATAGGTGTTATGGGCATTTCCTGGATCAGCAGGAATGAAGGCGTCCACCTGGATTTGAAAGACTTTTTATTTGGCAATGTGCTGGGGGTGGCCAATAGCGATTTGTTTCTAACCGCAGGGGTTACCGTCTATGTGGTGGCCAGTGTGATGGTTTTTTATCGCTTTCTATTTGTCACCACCTTTCAGTCTGTGATAGCAGAAACCATGGGGGTACCGGTGCAAATGATTCATTATTTTTTAATGCTACTCCTGTCTTTTGCCGTGGTGGCTTCCCTTCAGACCGTGGGTGTAATCCTGGTGGTCGCGATGTTAATTACGCCCGCCTCTACCGCCTTATTGTTATCCAATCGGTTACCAAGGGTTATTGTCATATCCGCCATTGTTGGACTTTTTTCAGCTGTTCTTGGTTTGGTGTTGGCCATTTTATTTGAAACCACGCCTGGCCCTGCTATGGCAGTAACGGCTACCTTTTTTTATATAATAGCCGTTTTTTTCGCACCCGAAAAGGGTTTAGTGTTTCGTTTTTTTCGCACCCGAAAACTCAAACATCGCATCAAAGTGGAAGACGGCCTGAAGCAAGCTTATCGCTTACAAGAGGAAGGGCTGTTGACCTTTGACAGCCTGGCTGAAAAACTAGGTATAAATCAACCAGGACTACAAAAAATACTACAGCTATTAAGGTCCAGGGGCTTCATCGAAAAGACAACCTTAAAACTAACAGACCTGGGGGTAGGGGAGGCCGAAAAACTGGTAAGGGCCCATCGCCTTTGGGAAACCTACCTCGTCAATAAAATGGGCCTGAACAATGAACAGATCCACGATGAGGCTGAACGTTACGAGCATTTGCTGCCCGAATCCCTCCTTGACGCCGTCGACAAGGAGTTGGGATTCCCTAGTACGGACCCTCATGGCTCGCCCATCCCTGCCAAGCAGGGGTATCCTAGTTTCCCCCTGATTCGACTAGCCGAACAAGAAGTTGCCCGCATTGCCAAGCACCAGGCCAATCAGTACGTCATGACCCAACTTTGGCGACTAGGCCTGCTACCCGGCGCAAGTTTTCAAATCCAACAAAAAGACCAGGAACAGTTTTTATTAAAATCAGCTGACCATGATATTAGCGTTCCTGTCAGTTTGGCGTCGCAGATCAATGTGGAGCTAAAGGAGGGCTAG